The Winogradskyella schleiferi genome has a window encoding:
- the secY gene encoding preprotein translocase subunit SecY, translated as MKIIETLKNVWKITELKDRIILTLGLLLVYRFGAQVVLPGINIDALGGLQEGTSSGILGLLNAFTGGAFANASVFALGIMPYISASIVVQLMGIAIPYLQKLQKEGASGQKKITQITRWLTIGICLVQAPGYLASIPALSGATSMGVLLVPGFSENIFYFSSVIILVTGCVFAMWLGEKITDKGIGNGISLLIMVGIIATLPQSFVQNMYSRLEGGNGGFMMILIELVIWFLIILASVFLVMAVRKIAVQYARRTASGGYEKNAFGSRQFLPLKLNASGVMPIIFAQAIMFVPGLIGESSWLKDTSAGIWMQSNFSDMFGFWYNLVFALLIIIFTYFYTAITVPTNKMADDLKRSGGFIPGIRPGSETSEYLDKIMSQITLPGSIFLALVAIFPAFVMKLMNVQPGWALFFGGTSLLIMVGVAIDTMQQINSYLLNKHYDGLMKTGKNRKAVAQ; from the coding sequence TATTGATGCTCTAGGTGGTTTACAAGAGGGAACTTCTAGTGGAATCTTAGGGTTGCTTAATGCCTTTACAGGTGGAGCGTTTGCTAACGCATCTGTATTTGCATTGGGTATTATGCCTTATATTTCGGCTTCCATTGTGGTTCAGTTAATGGGTATTGCGATTCCTTATTTACAGAAACTTCAGAAAGAAGGTGCTAGTGGGCAAAAGAAAATTACCCAAATAACACGTTGGTTAACCATTGGTATTTGTTTAGTGCAGGCGCCTGGTTATTTAGCAAGTATTCCAGCATTATCTGGAGCAACTTCTATGGGTGTTTTGTTAGTACCTGGATTTAGTGAAAATATCTTTTACTTCTCATCAGTAATCATTCTAGTAACAGGTTGTGTATTCGCTATGTGGTTAGGAGAAAAAATTACTGATAAAGGGATTGGTAATGGTATTTCATTATTGATTATGGTTGGTATCATCGCCACATTACCTCAATCGTTTGTTCAGAATATGTATTCTCGACTTGAAGGCGGTAATGGTGGATTCATGATGATATTAATAGAATTGGTTATCTGGTTCTTAATCATTCTAGCATCAGTATTCTTGGTAATGGCGGTGAGAAAGATTGCTGTACAATATGCAAGAAGAACGGCTTCTGGCGGTTATGAAAAGAATGCATTTGGTTCGCGTCAGTTTTTACCATTAAAGCTTAATGCCTCTGGTGTAATGCCAATTATCTTTGCACAAGCGATTATGTTTGTTCCGGGTTTAATTGGAGAATCATCTTGGTTAAAGGATACGAGCGCAGGAATCTGGATGCAATCTAATTTCTCAGATATGTTTGGATTCTGGTATAATTTAGTATTTGCCTTATTAATTATAATATTTACGTATTTCTATACGGCAATTACAGTACCAACCAATAAAATGGCTGATGATCTTAAACGTAGTGGTGGATTTATTCCAGGCATACGTCCTGGGTCTGAAACCTCTGAGTATTTAGATAAAATTATGTCGCAGATTACCTTACCAGGTTCTATATTCTTAGCATTGGTGGCTATTTTTCCAGCATTTGTTATGAAATTAATGAACGTACAACCAGGTTGGGCATTGTTCTTTGGTGGTACATCACTCTTAATTATGGTTGGTGTAGCTATTGATACCATGCAACAGATTAATTCTTATTTATTGAATAAGCATTATGATGGCTTGATGAAGACAGGTAAGAATAGAAAAGCGGTTGCGCAATAA
- the infA gene encoding translation initiation factor IF-1, translating to MAKQAAIEQDGTIIEALSNAMFRVELENGHIVTAHISGKMRMHYIKLLPGDKVKLEMSPYDLTKARITYRY from the coding sequence ATGGCAAAACAAGCAGCAATAGAACAAGACGGAACAATAATAGAAGCATTATCAAATGCGATGTTTCGTGTTGAATTAGAAAATGGTCATATAGTGACCGCACATATCTCTGGTAAAATGCGTATGCATTACATTAAGTTGTTACCTGGAGATAAAGTAAAATTAGAAATGAGTCCTTACGATTTAACGAAGGCTCGTATAACATATAGATACTAA
- the ykgO gene encoding type B 50S ribosomal protein L36: protein MKVRASVKKRSADCKLVRRKGRLYVINKKNPRFKQRQG from the coding sequence ATGAAAGTAAGAGCATCAGTAAAGAAAAGAAGCGCAGACTGTAAATTAGTGCGCAGAAAAGGTAGACTTTACGTCATTAACAAAAAGAATCCTAGATTCAAACAAAGACAAGGTTAA
- the rpsM gene encoding 30S ribosomal protein S13, translating into MARIAGVDIPKQKRGVISLTYIYGVGRSRAKEILAEAKVDESTKVQDWTDDEIGAIREVVGSFKIEGELRSEMQMNIKRLMDIGCYRGIRHRSGLPLRGQRTKNNSRTRKGRRKTVANKKKVTK; encoded by the coding sequence ATGGCAAGAATTGCAGGTGTAGACATACCAAAACAAAAAAGAGGAGTGATCTCTTTAACTTATATCTACGGTGTAGGTAGAAGTAGAGCAAAAGAAATTTTAGCTGAAGCTAAAGTTGACGAAAGCACTAAAGTACAAGATTGGACTGACGACGAAATCGGAGCGATTCGTGAGGTTGTTGGATCATTTAAAATCGAAGGTGAATTACGTTCTGAAATGCAAATGAACATTAAGCGATTAATGGATATTGGATGTTACAGAGGTATTCGTCATAGATCTGGTCTTCCACTAAGAGGACAACGTACTAAGAACAACTCTCGTACAAGAAAAGGTAGAAGAAAAACGGTTGCTAACAAAAAGAAAGTAACTAAATAA